The sequence below is a genomic window from Cyanobacteriota bacterium.
TGACGTTTTATCATCAAGCTTCAACGCTTCCAGCTAGCTACATAGCCCAGTAGTTTGTATTCGCAATAAGAGACTTAGGCTCTTGTTTCAGGCTATCTGTATTAACAGCACAGGTATCCAGACAGCCCTTACCTAATGCACTCTGTTGAGTACTTTATGTTGAGTACTTTAACTGCTGTGAGCAGACGGTAGATAGTAAACCCTATTTAATCTTAACTCTATCTTGATCGCGATCGCGCTTGCTGGAGATATTGCTCTGCTCTTGCAGCCCACTCTGGGTTGCCCTGAAGTGCAAACAGATCCCTTGCAAACTGCATCATCTTTTCTGCATCAGCATAACGGTTGAGACGCAAAAACACTAACCCAGCTCCATAATAGGCATTGGGATAGTTAGAGTCAGAGACTGCCGATAGGCGAAAGGATTCTAGTGCCTCTTCTAAATTGTTTTGAACAAACAGTAACTTACCCAGTTCATAGTGAGCTTCTCGATACCGACTGTTTAGTTGCACTGCTCTTCGTAGGGCTGCAATCGCCTCGTTAGTTTTTCCTTGCTGGGCGTAGGCAACCCCAAGGTTGTAGTGAGCTTCTGGTACATTGGCCTTAATTTGCACTGCCCGCTGCAAGGTCTCGATCGCCTCGCTAAGCTGATTTTGACGGATTAGCACTAACCCCAAATTGTAGTGAGCCAAGCCTAGGTTAGCGTCTAACTCCAGTGCCCGCCGTAAGTAAGCATTTGCCAGTGCTAAATTATTGCCTTCTAACAGCACTGCTCCCAAGTTGGCATAGGCCAAAGCAAAGTTAGGTTGCACTTGGGTCGCTTGATAAAAGGCATCCGCTGCTGCTTGCAACTTGCCCTGTTGCCGTCTCGCCAGCCCCAAATTGTAGTGGGCAGCGGCTAACCCTGGATTTAGGGTAACAGCTTGTTGAAATGCATTAGCAGCATCATTCAGCTTACCCTGTTGAATCAGTTGCAACCCTCGCCTCAGCTCATCTTCAGCAGTAGGTGCGCTTTGAGCCTGAGCGGTCGTCGTTGATAACCACACACTACTAGAAACGACTGACAAACCTAGGATTCCAACAACGATGCTAGGAGCTATTCTCCTCAGCAGCCATACAAAGTTGAACGCGATCGTAGAGACTTGAAACAGCATTGCCTACCCTAGTGCTGAAATAAATGTATTCCAGCCCGATATTATCTCTCACCTATCCTAACTGCTTCCTAGAGAAAATAGTCCGGT
It includes:
- a CDS encoding tetratricopeptide repeat protein, yielding MSVVSSSVWLSTTTAQAQSAPTAEDELRRGLQLIQQGKLNDAANAFQQAVTLNPGLAAAHYNLGLARRQQGKLQAAADAFYQATQVQPNFALAYANLGAVLLEGNNLALANAYLRRALELDANLGLAHYNLGLVLIRQNQLSEAIETLQRAVQIKANVPEAHYNLGVAYAQQGKTNEAIAALRRAVQLNSRYREAHYELGKLLFVQNNLEEALESFRLSAVSDSNYPNAYYGAGLVFLRLNRYADAEKMMQFARDLFALQGNPEWAARAEQYLQQARSRSR